Proteins co-encoded in one Sander vitreus isolate 19-12246 chromosome 9, sanVit1, whole genome shotgun sequence genomic window:
- the commd2 gene encoding COMM domain-containing protein 2 has product MLLVLSEDHKEHLSFLPKVDSAVVGEFGRIALEFLRRGTSPKIYEGAARKLSVPVETVQHGVEGLMFLMTESSKHMISEVDFLDSVLVLGFGEELNQILLQLYLQHHAQIRSILSQLPSNLPAYHNLEWRLDVQLASRPLRQQVVPTVTMRLLLADGADGGRSSRVLQTDPSSLLHLISTLEAALASMKTSHARRIFRNIK; this is encoded by the exons ATGCTGCTGGTCCTGTCTGAAGACCATAAGGAGcacctctccttcctgccgAAGGTTGACTCCGCAG TGGTGGGAGAGTTTGGTCGCATCGCGCTGGAGTTTCTGAGGAGAGGGACCAGTCCAAAGATCTACGAGGGGGCAGCCA GGAAGCTGTCTGTTCCGGTGGAGACGGTGCAGCACGGAGTAGAAGGCCTGATGTTTCTGATGACAGAGAGCTCCAAACAcatg aTCTCTGAAGTGGATTTCCTGGACTCGGTGCTGGTTCTGGGGTTCGGTGAGGAGCTGAACCAGATCCTGTTACAG ctctACCTGCAGCACCACGCTCAGATCCGCAGCATCCTGAGCCAGCTGCCCTCCAACCTGCCGGCCTACCACAACCTGGAGTGGAGACTGGACGTtcag TTGGCGAGCCGTCCGCTGCGTCAGCAAGTGGTTCCCACGGTGACGATGCGTCTGCTGCTGGCGGACGGGGCTGACGGCGGCCGCAGCAGCCGGGTTCTCCAGACGGACCCCAGCTCCCTCCTGCACCTCATCTCCACACTGGAGGCCGCTCTGGCCTCCATGAaaaccagccacgctcgccgcATATTTCGCAACATCAAATAA